The nucleotide window GCCAGTGGTCGCGTGGCGCCGCGCAATTTCTCTAACGGTATGCGGCCGGGCGACTCACGCCACTGCGCTCCACACAGCACGCACTGCGCACGACTGTTGGCGTCCGCGGGCGCCGCAGCTCGCGCGCACTAGTACTCACAGCTCTGACGAGTCCGTACTACATACACTCGCCAGTGGTCGCGTGGCGCCGCGCAATTTCTCTAACGGTATGCGGCCGGGCGACTCACGCCACTGCGCTCCACACAGCACGCACTGCGCACGACTGTTGGCGTCCGCGGGCGCCGCAGCTCGCGCGCACTAGTACTCACAGCTCTGACGAGTCCGTACTACATACACTCGCCAGTGGTCGCGTGGCGCCGCGCAATTTCTCTAACGGTATGCGGCCGGGCGACTCACGCCACTGCGCTCCACACAGCACGCACTGCGCACGACTGTTGGCGTCCGCGGGCGCCGCAGCTCGCGCGCACTAGTACTCACAGCTCTGACGAGTCCGTACTACATACACTCGCCAGTGGTCGCGTGGCGCCGCGCAATTTCTCTAACGGTATGCGGCCGGGCGACTCACGCCACTGCGCTCCACACAGCACGCACTGCGCACGACTGTTGGCGTCCGCGGGCGCCGCAGCTCGCGCGCACTAGTACTCACAGCTCTGACGAGTCCGTACTACATACACTCGCCAGTGGTCGCGTGGCGCCGCGCAATTTCTCTAACGGTATGCGGCCGGGCGACTCACGCCACTGCGCTCCACACAGCACGCACTGCGCACGACTGTTGGCGTCCGCGGGCGCCGCAGCTCGCGCGCACTAGTACTCACAGCTCTGACGAGTCCGTACTACATACACTCGCCAGTGGTCGCGTGGCGCCGCGCAATTTCTCTAACGGTATGCGGCCGGGCGACTCACGCCACTGCGCTCCACACAGCACGCACTGCGCACGACCGTTGGCGTCCGCGGGCGCCGCAGCTCGCGCGCACTAGTACTCACAGCTCTGACGAGTCCGTACTACATACACTCGCCAGTGGTCGCGTGGCGCTGCGCAATTTCTCTAACGGTATGCGGCCGGGCGACTCACGCCACTGCGCTCCACACAGCACGCACTGCGCACGACCGTTGGCGTCCGCGGGCGCCGCAGCTCGCGCGCACTAGTACTCACAGCTCTGACGAGTCCGTACTACATACACTCGCCAGTGGTCGCGTGGCGCTGCGCAATTTCTCTAACGGTATGCGGCCGGGCGACTCACGCCACTGCGCTCCACACAGCACGCACTGCGCACGACTGTTGGCGTCCGCGGGCGCCGCAGCTCGCGCGCACTACTCACAGCTCTGACGAGTCCGTATCGACCGCGTGTATCGTATTTCGTCGTTGCTTGTAGTTTTGTGTATCGAAAAGTATGAACTTCAGTTGCCGCCGCTCGTGTAGGTGTTTACGCTGTCCTACGCAAATATGCTAGGGTTGTCACAAAATTgggattaaaataatttatttttgataatttttgttattattattctcacattatttttattagcatAATACTTATACACAGGATAAAtatgtacgggagctgtgtgtctgtgtgctcgaccgtaccaataGGGAACGGGTGtcgtgctcggtagcgccagctgggccgacggttagaCGTTGACTCTTctatatgtatgtgtatgtgtttgGTAAACGcactgtcaatgcgattgaaagttgcgtgtttctcgtTGAGTTTCCAATTAACCTTTTCAACGCCACGCTGTCGAAAAAAAACCGTGCCTGCCACGCCAAGCCCTAATTCAACGTTCAAATACCTACGAAAAAGTAGAGATGGGAAAATTGTATCGataattcattatttttattaaaaaagttattttttaaatttatgagTTTTATTAAATCCCCACTATTTCTTATTGAAGAAACAATTTCAATGCAGCTAAATAGTTTTTAACAATAAGGAACCAAGAAATCAATGAGATAATAAACTAACACCAAACACGTTTGGACAGCACTATTCACTCTGGTTACGTCATTTTCTGTCGGCTATACACGACCGTGGCGTGGAGGGCAAGGCGTTCAGCGATTTGTTCGCATCTAAATTAGGGATGTGGTAGTTTGGCGTAGTAATACCTCAATGAGTTTGGCACGCCGATTATCGATAACTAGCGAATAGTGATTTGATTACGAATAGTGATTGATTCTCTCTACGGCTAAGACAAATTCATGGTATTCCGGAAACTAACCAACCATAAACAAATAGGGTGGCCAGAGATCTATAGACTGTAGAccctaataatttatttttattacctaactacttttttctataaaattgttttttttttttttcaaaacaaaataggGAATATAAACTACTTAGagtgtttatttattacttccAAAATTTATCAAGTTCTTTTTCTGGAATTATTCAACAGGCGAATGAGCTCATCAGTGCTTCAGTTTTATCAGTCGATTGATCGCGGCGTGCGGGCACAGTGCATGTGTACCGGGCAGTCCAAGACTAAATTTTTAAACCCGGACTATAAATGAAGCCCACCCGGACGCTCCTCGGATGCCCTTTAAACTAAAACAAATCCGGGAAACCCGGACAGATGGCAACCCTACGTATAGTTCATACGTGAACTCCCCGCGAATAATGTAAGTAGTACGAAACGTACAGAAATGTGGATTTTTCATACTatttagaataaaataattcGTAGTAACTATTTTATTCGAAACACACTCATTTTAGTTCACCACATCACTATCAATGTTTTCTTACGCTTATGACGTCACAGATTGTCGGCTATAGCCGTCCGTGGCGTACAGAGCATGGACATTGGATGATGCGCTAGGGATGTATCGAAAGCGGAGTTTTAGATTATCGATGGTGCATCTGCTCTGTATTTATAACTATGTATATATATTATTGTAACTGTAGGTGAAATGTTTATTGCAATACTTTGTGGAtacgtcccatcttagaccacatcatcactttccatcaggtgtgattgtggtcaagcgcttacctatagtgaataaaaaaaaaaaaaatacaatcggaaaaaataatttaacatcgttttcattaaatttctcaacaattttaacattttaaaatttttattatttcaagttCCTATGTTCAAGACAACATCATTATACATgtgagtatacattgatagtcctaagtttatataagtcgtcataattacttttctttgtataccgttggcttcctattaaataaaataaattaaaaataaacatcacTAGCTGTCGGCTATATACCCGTCCGTGGCGTGTGGGGACGCCGCGAATGATGACTTTTGACatgattttatttcatattgtTCATTCTTATTTTTCATAGTTTAGGATTTTTGTTATGATAAATGTATAGCATAGATACTAAAGTTTAATTTggaagtataaaataaaacacacaagcgttactttaatttttatttgccaATATTGTGAACGGTAATTTCAGTCGGCTATACCCGTCATTGGCGTGTGGGGTACGTTTTGGTTTGTCGGCTATAGCCGACGGTGGCGTTGGAAAGGTTAAGCTactcgtgctgccatctaggccgttggtcgtgagttatcaggctggggttcatgtatcgagcgttgttgattgattgaatttagaagcgacatcttgtgaatgtggcaaccgctacgaatataataactaaacaaAGACAATCTTTTTTGAGTTGGACATCCAAAGGGTGCTAAACGGGACTTAGATATCGTATTGAACCAATTGAAATGTAAAGCCAATAAGTGATTAAGTTCAAAGTCTTAATGATAATAACTAACTTGAGTaaaaatataggctactttatgtttattatataataaaaataaaagtgtgatattattttatgatggtacggaacctatCGTGTGCGAGTGCGACGCGCACTCGACCTCGACGCGTCTGTATCGCACGCTTTCTCGTCGACCTGTCCGTGTGTCCGTTCGATACGAAGCGATCCGTCGTAACTCGTACGAAACGAACTGTTATGACGGGGTGTCTCGGCGGCAGAGAAACAAACTCGAAGTCAAATTAACACCCCGTTTATTTAGTGTTCTTTGTTCATACAGTCGACTTAGTTACTTGGATTATACCGAGCGCGGACCCTAGTGAAGGGTTTAGAGAGCCGGAGTCTCTTCTTCAATCTTTTCCGAGGTCTAACCGGCGCGGCAGGCAAAAACCGGGTCCGAAGTTAGAGCGGATCGGATTGAAGAGTCGAAACTGAATTATTGACGCCAAATGCATCGTTTTATAGGCCCCATACTGCTGATTGATGATTAATTATTTGTGTCAATTTGGAAATAGTAAGTCAGCAATATGCGGCCTAGGCTAGGGTTATAACAGAACGCTCCGATGCGATGAGTTGAACATTCATTCAAAAAAGCCATAGTGCGACTTACATAACAAGACGAAAGCTAAACACTTGAAATTTTAGAAATCGGCTGGTTATCATCAGTGCAAACTGCAAATGACAGTAAAGTGCGGCGGTAAGACCCGTCACCCGTGCCAACGACGCAACGCCTCTTCCTCGTTCCTAGTCGTCGCATCGTCAGTCGTGACGTGGCGTGACGTCACGCGCGCGCGGGGGTGGAGGGGCCGGGTACAGACTGCTGTAACGTAACATGCAATGTAACATGAAAGGCGCATTTCATAAGTGTGGACGCAGCGTGCGCACGATCTGAGCACGTACGTACTCGCATCTTTTCCGGCATGCGCGCGGCGAACATATCTCAGTCTGCCGAAGCTGTGTTTTCTTCCATGGTTCGCGCGCGTTCTGCAGTACAGACACACACAACCCGTCCACATCGGCGCTCCGTGCACACTGCGCGCAGTGTTGCCAACAAGGTGAATCTAAAACTTGCTAAACTGATGTTAAAATTTTGCCAAAATTATGCTAATTGCTTTATAATATTGCCAGAAAATAAGCTAACATTTTTCAATGTCAAATACAAcgtcatttaattttaaatgtttattaatcaacaaaattttgatttattctaCGTTTTAATCGACTATGttactaaataaaatgttaatatctTCGTCTTCATCGGCAGGCTCGGCAGCTGATGTGCATGTAGACGTGGAAGCCTTATTCTCAAGACTATAACTCTCCTTGGTACCTATAGAGCGCAGTACGTTATCCGGAACTGTGTAAGAATAGCAGCATTTCCCTGCCCTCTTTAGGCCGAATCTGACGTATAGAATGGCATTTAAAGTTTTTATCGACAAACGGTTGCGAAGTTTAGATTTGACTATATTCATTTGGCTGAAAACGCGTTCAATTTCTGCGTTGGAATGAGGTAGTGATAATAATGATATTGCTAACTGAGATAAATCTGCAAAGGGGTTATTACCAGCTGCATCTTTGTAATCAATTACTTCATTCCAGAATTCTACAGTGGAAGATGTGCGTTCCCATTTAATGTGCACTATGTTTCTCCATTGAGACATGAGCCTATCCATTGTAGATGCATCCAGTCGGAATTCTTTTGCAATATCGATTAGAGAAGGCTTGACTGCTTTTAAAGTTTCTTCTACTGAAAATAAAGATACTTTCTcaagtatattaaaattaattggtAATCTAGAACGCAGCTCTGAAACAAGTTTCAGTGTGAAATTCAGGCAACGTTGACGTAAATTATTTTCCACTTCAGGTTGAAGGTTGTATTCCCgtaattttgtttcaaaagCATATCCCATGTACGGTTTCGGATCCAAATAACTTtctatattttgtgtaaaaatatCGACTCTCGCAGTTGGGTTCAAAATACGCCGACTTGTAGATTGAACTAAGGCACACAAATCTTTGTAAAGTTTTGTTGGGTCAATATTGTTGCTTTCAAATAGCTTGTTCACAGTTTGGACTTCCTCCAAAATAggttttaaatacaataaatacaaatGATTCACAGGATCATTATACATGGAGTATAGTGTTTCTGCCATATAGCAGTGGTTATCGCGCCTAGCAACTTCAAACAGGAGTTTTAATTCCACCCATTGCTCCAGAATACGGTTGACTGCTGGTTCAATTGATATCCATCGGGTGTTGCACATCTGTGGAATTAACAATGGTTCGGAGCCACAGTTAATTGTTTGgtagatatttttgtaatatagtCGACGGTTCGAAGAATGACTAAACCAATTGTAGGTTTCTCTTATTAGAAATTCAACATTCCGTGGTAGAGTTTCTTCCGAAGCATGCGATAAAGCCAACTGTAATGAATGGCACACGCAGCGAACTAATACCAAATTATCATTACCAGTTTCATTTTTTAATAGGGCATGTACTCCGTTGTTAGTGCCTGTCATCACCGTAGCATTATCTGTGCCAATACcgatcattttttttatttcaatattcaaaacTAACAATAATCCTTTAATACCGTTGACTATGCTGTTTGCAGTGCCATCTTCAATCTCGACCAACCCCAGAAATGtggatattattgtttttaaagatcGGCTGAAATATCTGATCGATACTCCCAACATTTTGCTTACAGAAATATCCGTGGACTCATCGAGCAAGAGACTATACTCTTGGTCTCCCAAATCTGACACAATTTCTTCAATAAAATGAGGCgccaaaacattttttataatatttgtgcaTTTTGTACGATGGACTCGTAAGTCTCCACTTTTGCTATCACCGAATCGGTGTTTACATAAGTTTGATAAATGATCGACAGCCATAATCGAACAATGCGCGCACACAAACATCGCTAGTGAAGATTCTGCTCTCTGTGTATTTAGATCTTTTTTAACTTTGGGAAAATTAATTGTTCTTTGACTTTTTACTGGTTCTATAGCTTTCTTATGCTTGattgacaaaatatgtaactttaaacaATGGACTTTTGCAATCATCTCGCACTTGCAGTACTTACAATAGGCCTTCGTCGTATCATCTTTGACAGGCTGTAACCAATCCTTGAAATCCAGCATTTGCTCCCACTCAGACCGGTAATGCTGACTGTATTTAGGCGGCATATTAACGActattaagcaattaattaataatgcacgtaaaacttttaaactttcttTCATTTACAGTGACAGTAAATACGTGAATACGCGGTAATCGCGGTATAGTACTTACAATCTATCTCGCTTCTTTCGTAAAGGAAGGAGGGAGTGAAAGAATGCTGTTTGTCTATGGTATATTGAATTAGATTTGTTGGGGAATCCCCGAAACACGCTTGAGAGCGTTTGACGTAAAGGTTACCCTTGCCGTTAAGTTGGCACCATCATCAAATATCAGACAGTGATGCCCTATCCAACTATAAAGAAGTACAtcaacaataaaaaacaaatgataattacagtatattttaaatatatatttttgaagtatttggacttaaaaaaggaaagtaaacttgttattcataattattttatatgccAAAAAATATGCTATTTGctaaataacttataaaaatgcTAAACAACATAAAAATATGCCAAATCTAGCATAAAATTTGCTAAATTGGCAACACTGACTGCGCGCCCCTTTGTGTTCGGCGAAAAACCGACAAATGGCGGATCGCGGCGCGCACGAGTTGAAATGCTCTGTTCGTGCGCGCAGTGTGCACAGTTCGTGCGCGTAAGGCGTCCACACTATGGGAATTTTGTTACATTGCAGGATACATTGCGACAATGTGGACGGTAAATTCTTTCATTGCGTGTTACATTGCATGTTACGTTACAGCAGTCCGTACTCGCCTTAACGAAATCAATTTTGCTATAATTATAGCGCAAAAGTTtcataggtatctacctaacattttctcaaatattttaatgattctttcatgtattttatttcatatctatactatatCTTACTGTTATGTTAGTTCATAAAAAAATGGAAATTTCTGTTTTAAATGCACCGCGGTCTCGCTGGGACGCGAGCCGCGCCCAGCAGCCGTGTGGCGACGTCGCTGCTCCGTACGTACCTGCCTCCTCGTAGGCACGACCCGCCATTCACcttatacatacttattactCAAGTCGTTAAACCACGACGTTATGTACATTAGGTATCGCCAAGTCCGCGAGTATCTGATATCAAAGTATGATTTATCAGCTAGGTGTATGCACTGCGCCGCTGCATCATATCTTATCTATCTATCGCCAATCGTTCGCAGAAGATACGTAACGGTCCGTGCGCTAAcagcagtgacggattaacccttaatcaaattaagcaattgcctagggcatcacgtctgagggggcaccagaaggagcacaaaaaaatccgtccttatagggcatcacgtctcactctcacgtcaccaaaaaccacaccaaaaaaagtttctaggactaatttgaaaattcgcgcgttttaggTTGACATAGAGATTAgagtccgacctagagtcataaccccactcccgtttgcccactcgctgcccgcttatgcattcgac belongs to Maniola jurtina chromosome 6, ilManJurt1.1, whole genome shotgun sequence and includes:
- the LOC123865872 gene encoding uncharacterized protein LOC123865872; this translates as MKESLKVLRALLINCLIVVNMPPKYSQHYRSEWEQMLDFKDWLQPVKDDTTKAYLEETLKAVKPSLIDIAKEFRLDASTMDRLMSQWRNIVHIKWERTSSTVEFWNEVIDYKDAAGNNPFADLSQLAISLLSLPHSNAEIERVFSQMNIVKSKLRNRLSIKTLNAILYVRFGLKRAGKCCYSYTVPDNVLRSIGTKESYSLENKASTSTCTSAAEPADEDEDINILFSNIVD